The sequence TGGTACTCGACGCCCAGCAAGGTCAGCTTGAGGGTCTTGCCACCGGGCACCGGCCAGTCGATGTGCTGGCCAACGGTGAGGCCCAGCAACGCGCTGCCCACCGGGGCGAGGATGGAAACCGTGCCTTCGCCACCCGCGTCTTCCGGGTAGACCAGGGTCAGGTGGTAGTCCTTGCCGCTGACTTCCTCGCGGCAATGCACGCGGGAGTTCATGGTGACGACGCCAGGCGGAACCTCATCATGGCCAACCACCTGGGCACGCGACAGCTCGCTCTCCAGCGCCTCGGCGGCAGGGCCGTACTCCTCCAGGCTGTCGAGCAGGCGCTCCAGGCGTTGCAGGTCGAGACGGGTAATGGTGATGGGCGGCTGGGTGTTCATGGCGAAGGCGCGACTCCTTGTGCTGCATGCGAAAAAAGCGAAACCCCGCCCGAAGGCGGGGTTTCAGATTCTGTCCGGTCGGTCGAATACCGCCGGTAAGCCCGACAGTACGTCAGGGTGCCGGCCATTGGCAAGACCGCCCGGTCAACCGCGTGTCGGTCGCCGGCGCCGTTCGGCGGCGGCGCAGATTTCGCGGCGGCGCGGCTCGCTGGCCTGGCCCCACTCGCAGATTTCCGCCAGGGTACGGCCACAGCCTACACAGACGTCGGCATCATCCAGACAGCAGCGTCGGATGCAGGGCGACGGCTGCGGCGCCGCGGGTGCAGGGTCAGAGGTCGTCGAACTCAAGGTCTTCGCCCGCCTGTTCGCGGGTCAC is a genomic window of Pseudomonas resinovorans NBRC 106553 containing:
- a CDS encoding DUF1289 domain-containing protein, which codes for MSSTTSDPAPAAPQPSPCIRRCCLDDADVCVGCGRTLAEICEWGQASEPRRREICAAAERRRRPTRG
- the rnk gene encoding nucleoside diphosphate kinase regulator — its product is MNTQPPITITRLDLQRLERLLDSLEEYGPAAEALESELSRAQVVGHDEVPPGVVTMNSRVHCREEVSGKDYHLTLVYPEDAGGEGTVSILAPVGSALLGLTVGQHIDWPVPGGKTLKLTLLGVEYQPEAAGEYNR